Proteins found in one Methanospirillum hungatei JF-1 genomic segment:
- a CDS encoding LEA type 2 family protein gives MKKTYTLLLPGILIAAIFLCGCSALFQEPTVTVGSVDLAYINATDLGLDVTLDIKNPNIFGVTFQKITADVTYLKDGNWEPLSHVETGTINIGTGESTVLLPVSAKNADLIKAGFHILIQGEITIQVEGIAQPSFFGFAPEIPFSKTKTIPISL, from the coding sequence ATGAAAAAAACCTATACCCTACTGCTGCCCGGAATCCTTATAGCAGCCATATTTCTCTGCGGATGCAGTGCTCTTTTTCAAGAGCCGACAGTAACCGTTGGATCTGTTGACCTTGCATACATCAATGCCACGGACCTTGGTCTTGACGTTACGCTTGATATAAAGAACCCGAATATATTCGGGGTGACGTTTCAAAAAATCACCGCCGATGTCACATATCTCAAAGATGGAAACTGGGAACCGCTCAGTCATGTTGAGACAGGAACTATTAACATCGGCACTGGTGAAAGTACGGTTCTGCTCCCGGTGTCTGCAAAGAATGCAGACCTTATTAAAGCAGGATTTCATATCCTCATTCAAGGGGAGATAACAATCCAGGTTGAGGGTATTGCACAGCCGTCCTTCTTTGGATTTGCTCCGGAGATCCCGTTCAGTAAAACGAAAACTATCCCCATCTCACTCTGA
- a CDS encoding winged helix-turn-helix transcriptional regulator, whose product MNEKGPYHCPVEAALAVIGGKWKALIIWQLKGGTLRFTQLTERLPMVSPRMLTKQLRELEDDGVISRKIYPEVPPRVEYSLTALGTSVIPVLESLCAWGSEYLLHNGCPLPEKNCQGESST is encoded by the coding sequence ATGAATGAAAAAGGTCCGTATCATTGTCCGGTTGAGGCCGCCCTGGCCGTTATTGGCGGAAAATGGAAGGCCCTCATCATCTGGCAGCTCAAAGGAGGGACTCTTCGGTTTACCCAGCTGACCGAGCGGTTGCCGATGGTATCACCCCGGATGCTGACAAAACAACTGCGTGAACTGGAGGACGACGGGGTTATCAGCAGGAAAATCTATCCTGAAGTCCCCCCACGGGTAGAATATTCCCTCACAGCCCTTGGGACCTCGGTTATTCCTGTGCTCGAGTCGCTCTGTGCCTGGGGATCAGAATACCTGCTTCATAACGGATGCCCCCTGCCGGAAAAAAATTGTCAGGGTGAGTCTTCCACCTGA
- the dmpI gene encoding 4-oxalocrotonate tautomerase DmpI, whose translation MPVISIEMGPTALEKKQELIQALTTAAAKILTLPEQSFVVLIKEYPLDAIGVGGQSLSHRIL comes from the coding sequence ATGCCAGTAATATCAATTGAAATGGGGCCGACCGCTCTGGAAAAGAAGCAGGAACTCATACAGGCACTCACCACTGCTGCTGCAAAGATCCTAACCCTCCCTGAGCAGTCATTCGTTGTTCTGATTAAGGAATATCCCCTTGATGCCATCGGTGTCGGTGGACAGTCATTGTCACACAGAATCTTATAA